TGTTGATCCGCCACGGAGGTGTGACGTGACTGACCCAGGGACCGACGCCGAACGGGAGATCGAGATCGAAGTCGAGCCGGGCGACGAACGTGCCAGTGACGACGACACGCCGACTGACCGTTCGGCTGACGGACGCGCCGGTTCGTCCGACCGCAGCCTCGGCGACGAACTCGGCCGTATCGACCTCCTGACCACGCCCGAGGGCTACGTCGAGGGCCGGGTCACCGACCTGACGTCGCTCGACGCGACGACCGTCCGACTCGAGGTGACCCTCCCGCACGAGGAGACGGTCTCGTTCACACTCGAGAAGCCGATCCCGTGGTCCCGGGAGTTCCTCTTGGCGCGGATCGTCGAGGACGTCGGCTACGACGCGGCCTCGATCGACCACCTGCTCGGCGAGTCCATCTACCTCGTGCGGACCGACGCCGGTCCGACGGCCGACGAGGAGCCAGCCGACTGGTGGACGACCCTCGTCCGCGCCACGGGCGAGGTGGCCCTCGCCACACTCAGCGATCGGTTCCGCCTCGAGGACCGACACGGCCCCGAGTGGCGGCTGGTCGACCCGCTCGAGCGACCGGATCGGACCGACGACGACGAGGGCTCGCTCGAGACGGCCGCCATCGGGCTGGTCCTCCTCGGCGTCCTCGTGGCCGTCGCCGGAGCGATCGTGGGCGCGACGGGCGGGCTCGTACTCTCACCCGCTGCCGTCGGCTACGCGCTGCCGGGGTTCTTGCTCGCGTTGCTCGGTCTGTACGCGCTCGCCGCCGAGGGACGATGACGGCGAATCGAGAGCCATCTGGCGTCCTCGCGTACGACCACCTTCCGTTCACCGATTCGGAACGAACCGCGTTCTACCATCTCGTGTTCGATTCATCGACGCTCGTCACCCCTGACCGTACCGTCGACGTCGCTGACGATCCCGACGACGACACCTTCCTCGAAGCTGCCGTCGCCGGAGCCGCCGACGTCATCGTGAGCGGCGACGATCACCTCCTCCGTCTCGAGCAGTACGAGGGTATCGACATCGTCGATCCGAACACCGTCCTCGAGAAGTGGGCACCGCGCGAAAACACAGCCGATGGCGAAGCCAATCAGGGCGCGTAGTAGTACTCGCCCTGCCGGCGCTGCTCGCGGTCGAGCTGGGAGTCGGGTTTGTTGATCCGCGGCCGGGAGGTCCGCTCGTCCCGGCGGAAGGTGACCTCGAGGTTCGCCAAGAAATCGTTCATGCCCTCGCGCATAGACTGGGGTGTGCCGGCACGACCGTGGACGGCGGGCTCGCCGTCAAAGACCATCAGCCGATCCGCGAGCAGGTCCATCATGTAGATGTCGTGGTCGATCACGAGCACCGTCGCCCCCTGCTGTTCGGCGTAGCGGCGGATGGCGCTCGTCGCCTGCACGCGCTGTTCGACGTCGAGGTGGGCCGAGGGCTCGTCGAGCAAGTAGAGGTCCGCGGAGTCAGAAAGACAGGCCGCGATGGCCACCCGCTGGCGCTCACCGCCGGAGAGGTCGGCGAGGTTCTGCTCCATGATCCGCTCGAGCTGGAGCGGTTTGGCGATCTCGGTGTTCCAGTAGGAGGAGCCGAACTGGTCGGTGATCGACGCCAGAAAGGCGTCGACGCGCATGTGCTGGTCGATAGTGACGTACTGGGGTTTATACGAGATCCGGAGGTCGAGGTCGGCGTCGCCCTCGTCGGGTTCGAGTGCGCCAGTCAACAGCTTCGCGAACGTCGACTTCCCGATCCCGTTCGGGCCGACGATCCCCAGCACCTCGTTCCGGCGGATCTCCCCGCCGTCGACCTCGAGAGAGAACTCGCCCTCGCCGTAACTCTTCGTGAGATCGGGGTACTCGACGAGCGTGTCGGCGGCCCCCACCGACCGCGGCGCGTGTTCTTCGAACTCGATCGGGTTCGGCCGGATCCGCATGTTCTCGTTCTCGAGGTAGCCCGCAAGGTACTCGTTGATCCCGTTGCGCACCGATTTGGGCGTCGTGACGACACCGTAGGCGCCGGGCTCACCGTAGGCGACGTGGAGCGTGTCGGCGAGCAAGTCGAGGATCGCCAGGTCGTGTTCGACCACGAGCATCGACTTGCCCGCTTCCTCGGCGAGTTCGCGGATGAGCCGCGCCGCCGTCACTCGCTGGCCGATGTCGAGGTAGGGCGTGATCTCGTCTAAGAAGTAAAAGTCCGTCTCGCGGGCGAGCGTCGCCGCGAGCGCCACCCGCTGGAGTTCGCCGCCGGAGAGGTCATCGATCGACTGCTCCATCACGGGGCCGAGCGAGAGCCGCTCGACCAACGACTCTAAGGCGCCGCGTTCGTCCGTCTGCTCGAGCAGTTCACGGGTATTGCCGTCGAACTGGTTCGGAATCTGATCGACGTACTGGGGC
This portion of the Natronobeatus ordinarius genome encodes:
- a CDS encoding ribosome biogenesis/translation initiation ATPase RLI, with protein sequence MAEDSIAVVDLDRCQPDRCSYECKNYCPPNRTGKECITLRGEETEEGQPDQVRISEEICLGEKCGICVEKCPFDAIEIINLPQELTEEPAHRYGENAFSLYGLPAPQDGQVTGILGPNGIGKTTAVRILAGELEPNLGRYGDPPEWDEVLEAYRGTELQDYLVAVRDGDVTVARKPQYVDQIPNQFDGNTRELLEQTDERGALESLVERLSLGPVMEQSIDDLSGGELQRVALAATLARETDFYFLDEITPYLDIGQRVTAARLIRELAEEAGKSMLVVEHDLAILDLLADTLHVAYGEPGAYGVVTTPKSVRNGINEYLAGYLENENMRIRPNPIEFEEHAPRSVGAADTLVEYPDLTKSYGEGEFSLEVDGGEIRRNEVLGIVGPNGIGKSTFAKLLTGALEPDEGDADLDLRISYKPQYVTIDQHMRVDAFLASITDQFGSSYWNTEIAKPLQLERIMEQNLADLSGGERQRVAIAACLSDSADLYLLDEPSAHLDVEQRVQATSAIRRYAEQQGATVLVIDHDIYMMDLLADRLMVFDGEPAVHGRAGTPQSMREGMNDFLANLEVTFRRDERTSRPRINKPDSQLDREQRRQGEYYYAP
- a CDS encoding putative toxin-antitoxin system toxin component, PIN family; the encoded protein is MTANREPSGVLAYDHLPFTDSERTAFYHLVFDSSTLVTPDRTVDVADDPDDDTFLEAAVAGAADVIVSGDDHLLRLEQYEGIDIVDPNTVLEKWAPRENTADGEANQGA